In Myxococcales bacterium, one genomic interval encodes:
- a CDS encoding UDP-glucose/GDP-mannose dehydrogenase family protein, which produces MSNIAVIGTGYVGLVTGVCLSDFGHHVVCVDSDPKKIEKLNNGETPIYEPGLLPIVERNRYYGRIKFTTDTREAVKNCDIVFIAVGTPPAEDGSADLKHVEDAAREIARAMNGYKVVVDKSTVPIGTGQKVKGWISEELKNRNVDHPFDVVSNPEFLREGSAVQDFTHPDRVVVGAESERAISMMKDVYRVLYLNETPFVETNLETAEMIKYASNAFLAMKITFINEIANLCEKVGANVQDVARAMGKDGRISPKFLHAGPGYGGSCFPKDTKALADIGKKLEARLYLVEQSIESNEKQKRLMAEKVAATMGDLKGKRIAVLGLAFKPNTDDMRESPAITIMNDLAARGAHFSAYDPKAIGEAKWRLENMKEHITYCSDEYAAIEGADAVMILTEWNQFRSLDLDRVKKSMKGNHFFDFRNIYRRSEMEERGFVYCGVGV; this is translated from the coding sequence ATGTCCAACATCGCTGTAATCGGAACCGGGTATGTAGGCCTTGTCACTGGAGTCTGTCTTTCAGACTTCGGGCATCACGTCGTGTGTGTTGACAGTGATCCAAAGAAGATCGAGAAGCTGAATAACGGTGAGACTCCCATCTATGAGCCGGGGCTTCTTCCGATCGTGGAACGCAATCGCTATTACGGAAGGATAAAGTTTACTACCGATACGCGCGAGGCGGTTAAAAACTGTGACATCGTTTTTATAGCCGTTGGAACTCCTCCGGCCGAGGATGGAAGCGCGGATCTTAAACATGTCGAGGATGCTGCCCGTGAGATCGCGCGCGCGATGAACGGCTATAAGGTCGTAGTCGACAAGAGCACGGTGCCGATCGGGACTGGGCAAAAGGTGAAGGGCTGGATCTCCGAGGAGTTGAAAAACAGGAATGTAGATCATCCGTTCGATGTCGTTAGTAACCCGGAATTTCTGCGCGAGGGGTCGGCGGTGCAGGACTTCACGCATCCGGATCGCGTGGTTGTGGGGGCTGAAAGTGAGAGGGCGATCTCGATGATGAAGGATGTGTACAGGGTGCTCTATCTGAATGAAACCCCATTCGTTGAAACGAATCTGGAAACTGCTGAGATGATCAAATACGCATCGAACGCCTTTCTGGCGATGAAGATCACATTTATAAATGAGATCGCCAATCTCTGCGAGAAGGTGGGGGCAAACGTTCAGGATGTCGCCAGGGCGATGGGGAAAGATGGCAGAATCAGTCCGAAGTTTCTCCATGCCGGCCCAGGATACGGCGGGAGCTGCTTTCCGAAGGATACGAAGGCGCTGGCAGATATCGGAAAGAAGCTCGAGGCAAGGCTCTATCTGGTAGAGCAGAGCATCGAGAGTAACGAGAAACAGAAGCGCCTCATGGCCGAAAAGGTTGCCGCGACGATGGGCGATCTTAAGGGAAAGAGGATCGCCGTCTTGGGCTTGGCCTTCAAGCCTAATACCGACGATATGCGCGAGAGTCCGGCCATCACGATCATGAACGATCTGGCGGCGCGCGGGGCGCATTTTTCCGCCTACGATCCCAAGGCGATCGGCGAGGCGAAATGGCGCCTTGAAAATATGAAGGAACATATCACCTATTGTTCGGATGAATATGCGGCGATCGAGGGTGCCGATGCGGTGATGATACTTACCGAATGGAACCAGTTTCGCAGCCTCGACCTGGATCGCGTAAAGAAATCCATGAAAGGAAATCACTTCTTCGATTTCAGGAACATATATCGGAGATCCGAGATGGAGGAGAGGGGGTTTGTATATTGCGGGGTTGGAGTGTGA
- the tviB gene encoding Vi polysaccharide biosynthesis UDP-N-acetylglucosamine C-6 dehydrogenase TviB: MSDLSNKTIVVIGLGYVGLPLAVEFGKKYKTIGFDISKNRVDELSRFHDSTRETTADQLKSATRLKLTCEADGIKDGNFYIITVPTPVDKHNRPDLTPIISATRTVGKYLKSGDIVVYESTVYPGCTEEECVPVLERESGLKFNKDFFCGYSPERINPGDKEHTVTKIKKVTSGSTAETADIVDELYRSIIVAGTFKASSIKVAEAAKVIENTQRDINIAFVNELSQIFRKVGIDTHEVLDAAGSKWNFLNFRPGLVGGHCIGVDPYYLTHKAQELGHNPEIILAGRRLNDNMGAHVAEQVVKGMIHKGHKVPSSRILVLGITFKENCPDIRNSKVVDVINGLKDFGCTVDVHDPLVDAKDVYREYGIELTSKLPDTKYDAIVLAVGHSEFKKYDISSFKSDSAYVFDVRGFLPRDVVDGRL; the protein is encoded by the coding sequence ATGTCTGATCTTTCAAACAAAACAATCGTTGTAATAGGCCTCGGTTATGTCGGGCTTCCTTTGGCCGTTGAATTTGGGAAAAAATATAAAACCATAGGTTTTGATATCTCAAAAAACAGGGTGGATGAGCTCTCCAGATTTCACGATAGTACTAGGGAGACAACTGCGGATCAGTTGAAGTCTGCAACGAGACTGAAACTTACCTGCGAGGCCGATGGCATAAAGGATGGAAATTTTTACATCATTACGGTTCCAACTCCCGTCGACAAACACAACAGGCCTGATCTCACCCCGATAATAAGCGCTACGCGCACGGTTGGAAAATATCTGAAATCTGGTGATATTGTAGTATATGAGTCAACCGTCTATCCCGGATGTACAGAAGAGGAATGCGTTCCCGTTTTGGAAAGAGAGAGCGGTCTCAAGTTCAATAAGGATTTTTTCTGCGGTTATAGCCCGGAGAGGATAAACCCAGGCGACAAGGAACATACTGTCACAAAAATTAAAAAAGTGACCAGCGGAAGCACTGCGGAGACCGCTGATATTGTCGATGAGTTGTATCGCTCAATCATCGTCGCTGGCACTTTTAAGGCATCATCTATAAAGGTTGCCGAGGCTGCCAAGGTTATAGAAAATACGCAGCGCGATATAAATATAGCGTTTGTGAATGAACTTTCTCAGATATTCAGAAAGGTCGGAATAGACACGCACGAGGTTTTAGACGCAGCTGGGAGCAAATGGAATTTCTTAAATTTCCGGCCTGGGCTTGTGGGAGGTCACTGCATAGGTGTTGATCCTTACTATCTTACACATAAGGCGCAGGAGCTTGGGCATAATCCTGAAATCATCCTAGCGGGGCGACGCCTTAACGACAACATGGGCGCTCATGTGGCAGAACAGGTTGTGAAGGGAATGATCCACAAAGGACATAAAGTCCCTTCATCGCGAATTCTTGTTCTAGGTATTACATTTAAGGAAAACTGTCCTGACATTAGAAATTCAAAGGTGGTAGATGTGATCAATGGGTTGAAGGATTTTGGATGTACTGTCGATGTTCATGACCCGTTGGTGGATGCAAAAGATGTGTATCGCGAATATGGCATAGAGCTTACCAGTAAACTTCCAGATACAAAATACGATGCAATCGTCCTAGCCGTGGGACATTCAGAATTTAAAAAATACGACATCTCATCGTTTAAGAGCGACTCCGCTTATGTCTTCGATGTAAGAGGCTTTTTGCCGAGAGATGTTGTGGATGGAAGGCTGTGA
- a CDS encoding glycosyltransferase family 2 protein, which yields MLVSIIMPVYNSFRYLAESIQSVLGQSYKNWQLIIVDDCSTDGSCELALEYAKNDSRIKVYKLDKNSGPAVARNFAIEKANGRFISFLDSDDLWKPEFLITSLDLMLEKNIEFCFASYHRCDENLNPLLSDFIVPEKVSYKDILKTNPISCLTAVYDTSRIGKLLMPNIIKRQDYGLWLKILKQTVFAYGIKKPLAIYRIRKQSVSRNKVKASIYQWRTYRDVEHISLVKSIYYFIHYAYYGFIKYRK from the coding sequence ATGTTGGTTTCTATAATAATGCCAGTGTATAATTCCTTCCGTTATTTAGCTGAGTCTATCCAATCAGTTTTAGGCCAGTCTTATAAAAATTGGCAACTCATTATCGTAGACGATTGTTCAACCGATGGTTCCTGTGAGCTAGCTTTAGAATATGCAAAGAATGATTCAAGAATTAAAGTTTATAAGTTGGATAAAAATTCGGGCCCAGCTGTTGCTAGAAATTTTGCAATTGAAAAAGCAAATGGTCGTTTTATTTCCTTTTTGGATAGCGACGACTTATGGAAGCCAGAGTTTCTTATAACCTCATTAGATTTAATGTTAGAGAAAAATATAGAGTTTTGCTTTGCATCTTATCATAGGTGCGATGAAAATCTGAACCCATTACTTTCAGATTTTATTGTTCCTGAAAAAGTTTCTTATAAGGATATTCTTAAAACCAATCCAATTTCCTGTTTAACTGCGGTGTATGACACTAGTCGAATAGGTAAATTGTTAATGCCGAATATTATTAAGAGACAAGATTATGGATTATGGCTTAAAATACTGAAACAAACTGTTTTTGCTTATGGGATAAAGAAACCTCTTGCTATCTATAGAATAAGAAAACAATCTGTTTCTAGAAATAAAGTAAAAGCATCAATCTATCAGTGGCGAACTTATAGGGACGTTGAACACATTTCACTTGTCAAATCAATTTATTATTTTATTCACTATGCGTATTATGGTTTTATTAAATATAGAAAATAA
- a CDS encoding glycosyltransferase family 4 protein gives MNVSYILMQFPAPSETFACEDVKALLRQNSDVSVYALRGKHRLYDKLISQRGISTIKISHYSYSNFLLGILLILCNSSVFIKYIVWLIRCESSRPSNLIKAFFLSPRVFVIWKELEKKKPDVVHLFWGHMPSLVGWFALNQLHYKPIVSIFLGAYDLNRKMGISKYVAKNASVVFTHTKCNLAEVNRIAEPNKNIKVIYRGINFDLIDFYKQKRPDSFLSAGRLIKEKGFDDLIVFFSKFCSRNRNARLSIAGDGPDRSRLERIAKDLGVDSRVFFLGHIPHNDLLNLMSESQFFALFSRYESDRLPNVLKEAMACGCLCIATDIPGNDELVIDNFTGILCPKADINLAVNKLDLLMHDPEVMYKIISNARDYVTRYFDVNMNMASYLNEWTRLKGVN, from the coding sequence TTGAACGTTTCCTATATCTTGATGCAATTTCCGGCTCCAAGTGAAACTTTTGCGTGCGAGGATGTTAAAGCCTTGCTCAGACAGAATTCCGATGTTAGCGTATATGCTTTAAGAGGAAAGCATCGTCTATATGATAAGCTAATCTCACAACGAGGAATATCAACGATTAAAATCTCACACTATTCATATTCCAACTTTCTATTAGGTATTTTATTGATTTTATGCAATTCCTCTGTCTTTATTAAATATATTGTGTGGTTAATCCGTTGTGAGTCTTCTAGACCATCAAATTTAATAAAGGCATTTTTTCTTTCTCCTAGAGTTTTTGTTATTTGGAAGGAACTTGAAAAAAAGAAACCTGATGTGGTTCACTTGTTTTGGGGACATATGCCTTCTCTTGTTGGTTGGTTTGCCTTAAATCAGCTTCATTATAAACCTATTGTTTCAATTTTTTTGGGCGCTTATGATCTTAACAGAAAAATGGGTATAAGTAAGTATGTTGCCAAAAATGCCTCAGTTGTTTTTACTCATACAAAATGTAACTTAGCTGAAGTAAACAGAATAGCCGAACCGAACAAAAATATTAAAGTAATTTATAGAGGCATCAACTTTGATTTGATTGATTTTTATAAACAAAAAAGACCAGACTCATTTCTGAGTGCCGGAAGGTTGATTAAAGAAAAAGGGTTCGACGACCTTATAGTTTTTTTTAGTAAATTTTGTTCTAGAAATAGGAATGCTAGACTGAGTATTGCAGGGGATGGTCCTGACAGGTCAAGATTAGAAAGGATTGCTAAGGATTTAGGGGTTGATTCAAGAGTCTTCTTTTTAGGGCATATCCCACATAATGATTTGCTTAATCTAATGTCAGAATCACAATTCTTTGCTTTATTTTCAAGATATGAGTCCGACAGGTTGCCTAATGTTTTGAAAGAAGCAATGGCTTGCGGTTGTTTATGTATTGCAACCGATATACCTGGCAATGACGAATTAGTTATAGATAACTTTACTGGGATTCTTTGTCCTAAGGCCGACATAAATTTAGCTGTCAATAAACTTGATCTATTAATGCATGATCCAGAGGTTATGTATAAAATTATTTCGAATGCCAGAGATTACGTAACACGATATTTCGATGTGAATATGAATATGGCATCATATCTTAATGAGTGGACACGTTTGAAGGGTGTGAATTAA